One window from the genome of Anticarsia gemmatalis isolate Benzon Research Colony breed Stoneville strain chromosome 8, ilAntGemm2 primary, whole genome shotgun sequence encodes:
- the LOC142974632 gene encoding uncharacterized protein LOC142974632 isoform X3, translating to MSGGSQHNPNGRQSQLGSGWSPLQVLQVANLLARAPQAHMASDRGVTWHTPTPPPHLYHVPAPSPPDPLQALKTGSNSVFRHTATPPELYRHTPTPPDKHHMRHTPSPGDMKTPTLPPVDLYQHLAPSRDKLRTDDLLAYARVGVDLSIGGPRASNGAATSPAPPPATPPGAAPSLSVRDAPTINSLIARAAPRHAHARVDALLERLVPAPASPHSVIVHPRAAPTPSPPDSNEDSADSCGAPPGSKRKRKPERTVRVPAPPPPAPAPAPTPPAPVASEPARSPAPPPAAPAPPSAVAPRVSPPPPEVGDTKPPPPLENGDASHAKTNGPEERPQSPRPDQPHARRKTRSGSAETIADIAAMIADTDHAPAVPLLPAPEPPVALSVDKLRSVLASPDEPRAEPRAETRVEPRVEPPGTGEPAPVVAPVAPAPAAVTPPVAAPPTPPAPPPAPAAAPRRRSARTSNPEAPNVPVESPSEAKPAEPEAGEASTAEPAAASFVEVENQLEKMFAGIEEEPPAEPAPPADAAQSGDSAAAGAGAAGRKRRRSAPARPERRAPRGLASIDTPRKKQQKKKQDARRPRKGPREISVKDAYDSGSNASSGKSRGPYIQIRGPRDSPLSVSVMNNSTGEEEDSGSRRKHGEEFRNGVRGVRGVRGLHASTLGLRYDATTPDATWLCAFCQRGPHAASLGDLFGPYQLDTDCEEFRALDEATRRRYCSDVTGAADEVWFHEACGVWAPGLVAAGARLWGLAAAVWGARAARCADCGAAGAALACGARACRARAHLPCARAWSLRDDFRALCPAHAV from the exons ATGTCGGGCGGCTCTCAGCACAACCCCAATGGTCGACAGTCGCAGCTGGGCTCAGGATGGAGCCCCCTGCAGGTG TTGCAGGTTGCGAACCTGCTGGCTCGCGCGCCGCAAGCGCATATGGCCTCGGACCGCGGCGTCACGTGGCACACACCGACGCCTCCACCCCACCTCTACCACGTACCGGCGCCTTCGCCCCCGGACCCGCTTCAG GCGTTGAAGACCGGCTCCAACTCCGTGTTCAGGCACACGGCCACCCCGCCAGAATTGTACAGACACACACCCACGCCGCCTGACAAACATCACATGAG ACACACACCGTCACCGGGAGACATGAAGACACCAACGTTACCACCTGTAGACTTGTACCAACACCTAGCGCCCAGTAGAG ATAAGTTACGCACAGACGACCTGCTCGCGTACGCGCGCGTAGGCGTCGACCTGTCGATCGGCGGGCCCCGCGCGTCCAACGGCGCCGCCACGTCGCCGGCCCCGCCCCCCGCCACGCCCCCCGGCGCCGCCCCCTCGCTGTCGGTGCGCGACGCGCCCACCATCAACAGCCTCATCGCCCGCGCGGCGCCGCGCCACGCGCACGCGCGCGTGGACGCGCTGCTGGAGCGCCTCGTGCCCGCGCCCGCCTCGCCGCACTCCGTCATCGTGCACCCGCGCGCCGCGCCCACGCCCTCGCCGCCCGACTCCAACGAGGACTCGGCCGACTCCTGCGGCGCGCCGCCCGGCTCCAAGCGCAAGCGCAAGCCCGAGCGCACCGTGCGCgtgcccgcgccgccgccgcccgcgcccgcgcccgcacCCACCCCGCCCGCGCCCGTCGCCAGCGAGCCTGCGCGCAGCCCCGCCCCGCCGCCGGCCGCCCCCGCGCCGCCGTCTGCTGTGGCCCCACGCGTGTCCCCGCCGCCCCCGGAGGTCGGCGACACGAAGCCCCCGCCGCCGTTAGAGAACGGCGACGCGAGTCACGCGAAGACGAACGGTCCGGAGGAGCGACCGCAGTCCCCGCGCCCCGACCAGCCGCACGCGCGAAGAAAAACGCGCTCGGGCTCCGCGGAGACGATAGCGGACATCGCGGCGATGATAGCCGACACGGACCACGCGCCCGCCGTGCCGCTGCTGCCGGCGCCGGAGCCCCCTGTTGCGCTCTCGGTGGACAAACTGCGCAGCGTGCTGGCGAGCCCCGACGAGCCCCGCGCCGAGCCGCGGGCCGAAACCAGGGTCGAACCTCGCGTCGAGCCGCCCGGAACCGGCGAACCGGCGCCGGTCGTCGCCCCGGTAGCCCCCGCTCCGGCGGCGGTCACCCCTCCGGTGGCGGCCCCTCCGACGCCTCCCGCCCCTCCCCCGGCACCGGCGGCCGCTCCGCGTCGCCGGAGCGCCCGCACCTCCAACCCCGAAGCCCCCAACGTTCCGGTGGAATCACCGTCGGAAGCGAAACCCGCCGAACCAGAAGCTGGCGAAGCGAGTACGGCCGAACCGGCCGCCGCGAGTTTCGTGGAAGTAGAGAATCAGTTGGAGAAAATGTTCGCCGGCATAGAGGAGGAGCCACCGGCCGAGCCCGCACCGCCCGCGGACGCGGCGCAATCCGGCGACTCCGCCGCTGCAGGCGCTGGAGCCGCGGGCCGCAAGCGCCGACGTTCGGCCCCTGCTAGGCCCGAGCGCCGGGCGCCGCGGGGCCTGGCCTCCATAGACACGCCGCGCAAGAAACAGCAAAAGAAGAAGCAGGACGCCAGACGTCCGCGCAAGGGACCACGAGAAATTTCCGTTAAGGACGCCTACGACTCCGGCAGCAACGCTAGTTCCGGCAAGTCGCGGGGACCTTATATACAG ATTCGAGGGCCACGCGACTCCCCGCTCTCGGTGAGCGTGATGAACAACTCGACGGGCGAGGAGGAGGACTCGGGCTCGCGGCGCAAGCACGGCGAAGAGTTCCGCAACGGAGTGCGGGGCGTGCGCGGCGTGCGGGGACTGCACGCCAGCACGCTGGGGCTGCGCTACGACGCGACCACGCCGGACGCCACCTGGCTCTGCGCCTTCTGCCAGCGCGGGCCGCACGCCGCCTCGCTCGGGGATCTCTTCGGACCCTACCAGCTGGACACCGACTGCGAGGAGTTCAG AGCCCTCGACGAGGCGACGCGGCGGCGCTACTGCTCGGACGTGACGGGCGCGGCCGACGAGGTGTGGTTCCACGAGGCGTGCGGCGTGTGGGCGCCCGGGCTCGTGGCGGCCGGCGCGCGGCTGTGGGGGTTGGCGGCCGCCGTGTGGggcgcgcgcgccgcgcgcTGCGCCGACTgcggggcggcgggcgcggcgctggcgTGCGGCGCCCGCGCCTGCCGCGCGCGCGCCCACCTGCCGTGCGCGCGCGCCTGGAGCCTGCGGGACGACTTCCGCGCGCTGTGCCCCGCGCACGCCGTGTAA
- the LOC142975106 gene encoding uncharacterized protein LOC142975106 codes for MCLLSIFRSSQLCMEHGNMFIQLTTLLCAIQMLTNECRCMKFVDLPSDSDYPDARSNKLSKNAEHYSKDTKINRRFFTEVKNYRRQNPMEMALKQKVAVLVAQSIHDTIIAMESVQELKDRLRVEAPYRIGFLFSIVKKTRATMNELFDMTVQYKDDWKALEASKVFEMVIKNNVDMTNYVKQLVETHRKYRNDTVGRGGAV; via the exons ATGTGTTTGTTATCAATATTTCGCAGTTCCCAGTTATGTATGGAGCATGGTAACATGTTCATACAACTcactacattattat GTGCAATACAAATGTTAACCAACGAATGTAGATGCATGAAATTCGTCGATCTGCCATCAGATTCCGACTACCCTGATGCCAGATCCAATAAACTATCAAAAAATGCAGAACACTACTCAAAAGATACTAAAATCAACCGTAGATTCTTTACTGAAGTCAAAAACTACCGAAGACAAAACCCAATGGAAATGGCATTGAAACAAAAAGTGGCAGTTCTTGTAGCACAGAGTATACACGACACGATCATTGCTATGGAATCTGTCCAAGAGTTAAAAGACCGCCTTCGAGTAGAGGCACCTTACAGAATAGGCTTTCTGTTCAGTATTGTAAAGAAAACTAGGGCGACTATGAACGAATTGTTTGACATGACTGTGCAGTACAAGGACGATTGGAAAGCACTAGAAGCTTCGAAAGTATTCGAAATGGTAATCAAAAACAACGTGGATATGACGAACTACGTTAAGCAACTTGTAGAAACGCATAGAAAATATAGAAATGATACAGTTGGAAGAGGCGGAGCCGTTTGA
- the LOC142974632 gene encoding uncharacterized protein LOC142974632 isoform X2: MSGGSQHNPNGRQSQLGSGWSPLQLQVANLLARAPQAHMASDRGVTWHTPTPPPHLYHVPAPSPPDPLQGLLQLQALKTGSNSVFRHTATPPELYRHTPTPPDKHHMRHTPSPGDMKTPTLPPVDLYQHLAPSRDKLRTDDLLAYARVGVDLSIGGPRASNGAATSPAPPPATPPGAAPSLSVRDAPTINSLIARAAPRHAHARVDALLERLVPAPASPHSVIVHPRAAPTPSPPDSNEDSADSCGAPPGSKRKRKPERTVRVPAPPPPAPAPAPTPPAPVASEPARSPAPPPAAPAPPSAVAPRVSPPPPEVGDTKPPPPLENGDASHAKTNGPEERPQSPRPDQPHARRKTRSGSAETIADIAAMIADTDHAPAVPLLPAPEPPVALSVDKLRSVLASPDEPRAEPRAETRVEPRVEPPGTGEPAPVVAPVAPAPAAVTPPVAAPPTPPAPPPAPAAAPRRRSARTSNPEAPNVPVESPSEAKPAEPEAGEASTAEPAAASFVEVENQLEKMFAGIEEEPPAEPAPPADAAQSGDSAAAGAGAAGRKRRRSAPARPERRAPRGLASIDTPRKKQQKKKQDARRPRKGPREISVKDAYDSGSNASSGKSRGPYIQIRGPRDSPLSVSVMNNSTGEEEDSGSRRKHGEEFRNGVRGVRGVRGLHASTLGLRYDATTPDATWLCAFCQRGPHAASLGDLFGPYQLDTDCEEFRALDEATRRRYCSDVTGAADEVWFHEACGVWAPGLVAAGARLWGLAAAVWGARAARCADCGAAGAALACGARACRARAHLPCARAWSLRDDFRALCPAHAV, from the exons ATGTCGGGCGGCTCTCAGCACAACCCCAATGGTCGACAGTCGCAGCTGGGCTCAGGATGGAGCCCCCTGCAG TTGCAGGTTGCGAACCTGCTGGCTCGCGCGCCGCAAGCGCATATGGCCTCGGACCGCGGCGTCACGTGGCACACACCGACGCCTCCACCCCACCTCTACCACGTACCGGCGCCTTCGCCCCCGGACCCGCTTCAG GGTCTGTTGCAATTGCAGGCGTTGAAGACCGGCTCCAACTCCGTGTTCAGGCACACGGCCACCCCGCCAGAATTGTACAGACACACACCCACGCCGCCTGACAAACATCACATGAG ACACACACCGTCACCGGGAGACATGAAGACACCAACGTTACCACCTGTAGACTTGTACCAACACCTAGCGCCCAGTAGAG ATAAGTTACGCACAGACGACCTGCTCGCGTACGCGCGCGTAGGCGTCGACCTGTCGATCGGCGGGCCCCGCGCGTCCAACGGCGCCGCCACGTCGCCGGCCCCGCCCCCCGCCACGCCCCCCGGCGCCGCCCCCTCGCTGTCGGTGCGCGACGCGCCCACCATCAACAGCCTCATCGCCCGCGCGGCGCCGCGCCACGCGCACGCGCGCGTGGACGCGCTGCTGGAGCGCCTCGTGCCCGCGCCCGCCTCGCCGCACTCCGTCATCGTGCACCCGCGCGCCGCGCCCACGCCCTCGCCGCCCGACTCCAACGAGGACTCGGCCGACTCCTGCGGCGCGCCGCCCGGCTCCAAGCGCAAGCGCAAGCCCGAGCGCACCGTGCGCgtgcccgcgccgccgccgcccgcgcccgcgcccgcacCCACCCCGCCCGCGCCCGTCGCCAGCGAGCCTGCGCGCAGCCCCGCCCCGCCGCCGGCCGCCCCCGCGCCGCCGTCTGCTGTGGCCCCACGCGTGTCCCCGCCGCCCCCGGAGGTCGGCGACACGAAGCCCCCGCCGCCGTTAGAGAACGGCGACGCGAGTCACGCGAAGACGAACGGTCCGGAGGAGCGACCGCAGTCCCCGCGCCCCGACCAGCCGCACGCGCGAAGAAAAACGCGCTCGGGCTCCGCGGAGACGATAGCGGACATCGCGGCGATGATAGCCGACACGGACCACGCGCCCGCCGTGCCGCTGCTGCCGGCGCCGGAGCCCCCTGTTGCGCTCTCGGTGGACAAACTGCGCAGCGTGCTGGCGAGCCCCGACGAGCCCCGCGCCGAGCCGCGGGCCGAAACCAGGGTCGAACCTCGCGTCGAGCCGCCCGGAACCGGCGAACCGGCGCCGGTCGTCGCCCCGGTAGCCCCCGCTCCGGCGGCGGTCACCCCTCCGGTGGCGGCCCCTCCGACGCCTCCCGCCCCTCCCCCGGCACCGGCGGCCGCTCCGCGTCGCCGGAGCGCCCGCACCTCCAACCCCGAAGCCCCCAACGTTCCGGTGGAATCACCGTCGGAAGCGAAACCCGCCGAACCAGAAGCTGGCGAAGCGAGTACGGCCGAACCGGCCGCCGCGAGTTTCGTGGAAGTAGAGAATCAGTTGGAGAAAATGTTCGCCGGCATAGAGGAGGAGCCACCGGCCGAGCCCGCACCGCCCGCGGACGCGGCGCAATCCGGCGACTCCGCCGCTGCAGGCGCTGGAGCCGCGGGCCGCAAGCGCCGACGTTCGGCCCCTGCTAGGCCCGAGCGCCGGGCGCCGCGGGGCCTGGCCTCCATAGACACGCCGCGCAAGAAACAGCAAAAGAAGAAGCAGGACGCCAGACGTCCGCGCAAGGGACCACGAGAAATTTCCGTTAAGGACGCCTACGACTCCGGCAGCAACGCTAGTTCCGGCAAGTCGCGGGGACCTTATATACAG ATTCGAGGGCCACGCGACTCCCCGCTCTCGGTGAGCGTGATGAACAACTCGACGGGCGAGGAGGAGGACTCGGGCTCGCGGCGCAAGCACGGCGAAGAGTTCCGCAACGGAGTGCGGGGCGTGCGCGGCGTGCGGGGACTGCACGCCAGCACGCTGGGGCTGCGCTACGACGCGACCACGCCGGACGCCACCTGGCTCTGCGCCTTCTGCCAGCGCGGGCCGCACGCCGCCTCGCTCGGGGATCTCTTCGGACCCTACCAGCTGGACACCGACTGCGAGGAGTTCAG AGCCCTCGACGAGGCGACGCGGCGGCGCTACTGCTCGGACGTGACGGGCGCGGCCGACGAGGTGTGGTTCCACGAGGCGTGCGGCGTGTGGGCGCCCGGGCTCGTGGCGGCCGGCGCGCGGCTGTGGGGGTTGGCGGCCGCCGTGTGGggcgcgcgcgccgcgcgcTGCGCCGACTgcggggcggcgggcgcggcgctggcgTGCGGCGCCCGCGCCTGCCGCGCGCGCGCCCACCTGCCGTGCGCGCGCGCCTGGAGCCTGCGGGACGACTTCCGCGCGCTGTGCCCCGCGCACGCCGTGTAA
- the B9d1 gene encoding B9 domain-containing protein 1 isoform X1: MKDSEITKFLVCFSGQIEYVTFPGGVFDDQLYVHYEAVWGPDWNPMSGLTSGTSQMARSGVDPERVVFNLPIEMVFSSTNVSGWPQLLITVRAQNTLTGNALRGYSLFLMPPTTGHVMPSFAPLIRPRAATVLGEWLAWLTGRYPELADPKMLAIGKDNYLLRTESYGSVTVSLNMVSKDLRKLGYDNQPPAIKFVADT, encoded by the exons ATGAAAGACAGTGAGATAACTAAATTCCTGGTGTGTTTCAGCGGCCAGATTGAATATGTTACTTTTCCAGGCGGTGTATTTGATGATCAATTATATGTCCACTATGAGGCCGTCTGGGGTCCTGATTGGAACCCTATGTCGGGTTTAACTTCGGGAACTAGTCAAATGGCACGTTCTGGAGTCGATCCTGAACGTGTAGTCTTCAATTTGCCCATAGAAATGGTGTTTAGCAGCACTAATGTATCAGGTT ggCCACAGTTACTAATCACAGTAAGAGCACAGAACACACTCACAGGAAATGCCTTGAGAGGCTATTCTTTATTTCTAATGCCTCCTACCACAGGCCATGTGATGCCTTCATTTGCTCCTCTGATCAGACCTAGAGCAGCAACTGTTCTTGGTGAGTGGCTGGCATGGCTTACTGGCAGGTACCCTGAGTTAGCTGACCCAAAGATGCTGGCTATTGGCAAAGATAATTATC tacTCAGAACAGAGTCTTATGGAAGTGTGACAGTTTCATTAAATATGGTGTCTAAAGATTTAAGAAAACTTGGTTATGACAACCAACCACCTGCAATCAAATTTGTTGCTGATacctga
- the LOC142974632 gene encoding uncharacterized protein LOC142974632 isoform X1, which translates to MSGGSQHNPNGRQSQLGSGWSPLQVLQVANLLARAPQAHMASDRGVTWHTPTPPPHLYHVPAPSPPDPLQGLLQLQALKTGSNSVFRHTATPPELYRHTPTPPDKHHMRHTPSPGDMKTPTLPPVDLYQHLAPSRDKLRTDDLLAYARVGVDLSIGGPRASNGAATSPAPPPATPPGAAPSLSVRDAPTINSLIARAAPRHAHARVDALLERLVPAPASPHSVIVHPRAAPTPSPPDSNEDSADSCGAPPGSKRKRKPERTVRVPAPPPPAPAPAPTPPAPVASEPARSPAPPPAAPAPPSAVAPRVSPPPPEVGDTKPPPPLENGDASHAKTNGPEERPQSPRPDQPHARRKTRSGSAETIADIAAMIADTDHAPAVPLLPAPEPPVALSVDKLRSVLASPDEPRAEPRAETRVEPRVEPPGTGEPAPVVAPVAPAPAAVTPPVAAPPTPPAPPPAPAAAPRRRSARTSNPEAPNVPVESPSEAKPAEPEAGEASTAEPAAASFVEVENQLEKMFAGIEEEPPAEPAPPADAAQSGDSAAAGAGAAGRKRRRSAPARPERRAPRGLASIDTPRKKQQKKKQDARRPRKGPREISVKDAYDSGSNASSGKSRGPYIQIRGPRDSPLSVSVMNNSTGEEEDSGSRRKHGEEFRNGVRGVRGVRGLHASTLGLRYDATTPDATWLCAFCQRGPHAASLGDLFGPYQLDTDCEEFRALDEATRRRYCSDVTGAADEVWFHEACGVWAPGLVAAGARLWGLAAAVWGARAARCADCGAAGAALACGARACRARAHLPCARAWSLRDDFRALCPAHAV; encoded by the exons ATGTCGGGCGGCTCTCAGCACAACCCCAATGGTCGACAGTCGCAGCTGGGCTCAGGATGGAGCCCCCTGCAGGTG TTGCAGGTTGCGAACCTGCTGGCTCGCGCGCCGCAAGCGCATATGGCCTCGGACCGCGGCGTCACGTGGCACACACCGACGCCTCCACCCCACCTCTACCACGTACCGGCGCCTTCGCCCCCGGACCCGCTTCAG GGTCTGTTGCAATTGCAGGCGTTGAAGACCGGCTCCAACTCCGTGTTCAGGCACACGGCCACCCCGCCAGAATTGTACAGACACACACCCACGCCGCCTGACAAACATCACATGAG ACACACACCGTCACCGGGAGACATGAAGACACCAACGTTACCACCTGTAGACTTGTACCAACACCTAGCGCCCAGTAGAG ATAAGTTACGCACAGACGACCTGCTCGCGTACGCGCGCGTAGGCGTCGACCTGTCGATCGGCGGGCCCCGCGCGTCCAACGGCGCCGCCACGTCGCCGGCCCCGCCCCCCGCCACGCCCCCCGGCGCCGCCCCCTCGCTGTCGGTGCGCGACGCGCCCACCATCAACAGCCTCATCGCCCGCGCGGCGCCGCGCCACGCGCACGCGCGCGTGGACGCGCTGCTGGAGCGCCTCGTGCCCGCGCCCGCCTCGCCGCACTCCGTCATCGTGCACCCGCGCGCCGCGCCCACGCCCTCGCCGCCCGACTCCAACGAGGACTCGGCCGACTCCTGCGGCGCGCCGCCCGGCTCCAAGCGCAAGCGCAAGCCCGAGCGCACCGTGCGCgtgcccgcgccgccgccgcccgcgcccgcgcccgcacCCACCCCGCCCGCGCCCGTCGCCAGCGAGCCTGCGCGCAGCCCCGCCCCGCCGCCGGCCGCCCCCGCGCCGCCGTCTGCTGTGGCCCCACGCGTGTCCCCGCCGCCCCCGGAGGTCGGCGACACGAAGCCCCCGCCGCCGTTAGAGAACGGCGACGCGAGTCACGCGAAGACGAACGGTCCGGAGGAGCGACCGCAGTCCCCGCGCCCCGACCAGCCGCACGCGCGAAGAAAAACGCGCTCGGGCTCCGCGGAGACGATAGCGGACATCGCGGCGATGATAGCCGACACGGACCACGCGCCCGCCGTGCCGCTGCTGCCGGCGCCGGAGCCCCCTGTTGCGCTCTCGGTGGACAAACTGCGCAGCGTGCTGGCGAGCCCCGACGAGCCCCGCGCCGAGCCGCGGGCCGAAACCAGGGTCGAACCTCGCGTCGAGCCGCCCGGAACCGGCGAACCGGCGCCGGTCGTCGCCCCGGTAGCCCCCGCTCCGGCGGCGGTCACCCCTCCGGTGGCGGCCCCTCCGACGCCTCCCGCCCCTCCCCCGGCACCGGCGGCCGCTCCGCGTCGCCGGAGCGCCCGCACCTCCAACCCCGAAGCCCCCAACGTTCCGGTGGAATCACCGTCGGAAGCGAAACCCGCCGAACCAGAAGCTGGCGAAGCGAGTACGGCCGAACCGGCCGCCGCGAGTTTCGTGGAAGTAGAGAATCAGTTGGAGAAAATGTTCGCCGGCATAGAGGAGGAGCCACCGGCCGAGCCCGCACCGCCCGCGGACGCGGCGCAATCCGGCGACTCCGCCGCTGCAGGCGCTGGAGCCGCGGGCCGCAAGCGCCGACGTTCGGCCCCTGCTAGGCCCGAGCGCCGGGCGCCGCGGGGCCTGGCCTCCATAGACACGCCGCGCAAGAAACAGCAAAAGAAGAAGCAGGACGCCAGACGTCCGCGCAAGGGACCACGAGAAATTTCCGTTAAGGACGCCTACGACTCCGGCAGCAACGCTAGTTCCGGCAAGTCGCGGGGACCTTATATACAG ATTCGAGGGCCACGCGACTCCCCGCTCTCGGTGAGCGTGATGAACAACTCGACGGGCGAGGAGGAGGACTCGGGCTCGCGGCGCAAGCACGGCGAAGAGTTCCGCAACGGAGTGCGGGGCGTGCGCGGCGTGCGGGGACTGCACGCCAGCACGCTGGGGCTGCGCTACGACGCGACCACGCCGGACGCCACCTGGCTCTGCGCCTTCTGCCAGCGCGGGCCGCACGCCGCCTCGCTCGGGGATCTCTTCGGACCCTACCAGCTGGACACCGACTGCGAGGAGTTCAG AGCCCTCGACGAGGCGACGCGGCGGCGCTACTGCTCGGACGTGACGGGCGCGGCCGACGAGGTGTGGTTCCACGAGGCGTGCGGCGTGTGGGCGCCCGGGCTCGTGGCGGCCGGCGCGCGGCTGTGGGGGTTGGCGGCCGCCGTGTGGggcgcgcgcgccgcgcgcTGCGCCGACTgcggggcggcgggcgcggcgctggcgTGCGGCGCCCGCGCCTGCCGCGCGCGCGCCCACCTGCCGTGCGCGCGCGCCTGGAGCCTGCGGGACGACTTCCGCGCGCTGTGCCCCGCGCACGCCGTGTAA
- the B9d1 gene encoding B9 domain-containing protein 1 isoform X2, with product MKDSEITKFLVCFSGQIEYVTFPGGVFDDQLYVHYEAVWGPDWNPMSGLTSGTSQMARSGVDPERVVFNLPIEMVFSSTNVSGWPQLLITVRAQNTLTGNALRGYSLFLMPPTTGHVMPSFAPLIRPRAATVLVLRTESYGSVTVSLNMVSKDLRKLGYDNQPPAIKFVADT from the exons ATGAAAGACAGTGAGATAACTAAATTCCTGGTGTGTTTCAGCGGCCAGATTGAATATGTTACTTTTCCAGGCGGTGTATTTGATGATCAATTATATGTCCACTATGAGGCCGTCTGGGGTCCTGATTGGAACCCTATGTCGGGTTTAACTTCGGGAACTAGTCAAATGGCACGTTCTGGAGTCGATCCTGAACGTGTAGTCTTCAATTTGCCCATAGAAATGGTGTTTAGCAGCACTAATGTATCAGGTT ggCCACAGTTACTAATCACAGTAAGAGCACAGAACACACTCACAGGAAATGCCTTGAGAGGCTATTCTTTATTTCTAATGCCTCCTACCACAGGCCATGTGATGCCTTCATTTGCTCCTCTGATCAGACCTAGAGCAGCAACTGTTCTTG tacTCAGAACAGAGTCTTATGGAAGTGTGACAGTTTCATTAAATATGGTGTCTAAAGATTTAAGAAAACTTGGTTATGACAACCAACCACCTGCAATCAAATTTGTTGCTGATacctga